The following proteins are co-located in the Fluviicola sp. genome:
- a CDS encoding PKD domain-containing protein, giving the protein MKKILLVFFCFSFVNTIVHAQDSISVLFIGNSYTYYNDLPGMVSTLAGSLGKEITVDSKTNGGYTFQNHTNDPLTYTKIHSKPWDVVVIQGQSQEPSFSDAQVNAQTLPYALKLSDSIWANNFCSNVMYYMTWGRQNGDPQWSEINTFDKMNTRLYNAYMRLADSSDRAMISPVGRVWAYVRQNHPSINLYNADQSHPSAEGTYLAACTFYAALFRQSPVGSVYYGGLPAATAGILQNAAATVVLDSLDHFHLHPVNEPTQAYFSMIQNGSTIELANESSRATAYSWNFGDNQGASTEDAEHTFDSDGTYTVQLIASSVCNSDTFSIQVQVGPLELTDAIFDQLTIKTGEKFIELNSEETEFFIRIFSVDGKLLTEKKLQNGNPVMMPRTGQVQIVQFTDSRGLTKVVRLF; this is encoded by the coding sequence ATGAAAAAAATTCTTCTGGTTTTCTTTTGTTTTTCATTTGTAAATACAATTGTTCATGCTCAGGATTCAATTTCCGTGTTATTTATCGGAAACAGTTATACCTATTACAATGATCTTCCGGGTATGGTCAGTACGCTTGCAGGCAGTTTGGGAAAAGAGATTACGGTTGATTCTAAAACGAACGGCGGCTATACGTTTCAAAACCATACGAATGATCCGTTGACCTATACAAAAATCCATTCCAAACCCTGGGATGTGGTAGTGATCCAGGGACAAAGCCAGGAACCGAGTTTTTCCGATGCCCAGGTGAATGCTCAGACCTTACCTTATGCCCTGAAGCTGTCGGATAGTATTTGGGCGAATAATTTCTGCAGCAATGTGATGTATTATATGACCTGGGGAAGGCAGAACGGCGATCCGCAATGGTCGGAAATCAATACGTTTGATAAAATGAATACGCGTTTGTATAATGCATATATGCGCCTAGCCGATTCCAGTGATCGTGCAATGATTTCTCCCGTGGGAAGGGTTTGGGCATATGTCCGGCAAAATCATCCGTCGATTAATTTATACAATGCAGATCAGTCGCATCCATCTGCTGAAGGAACTTATTTAGCTGCCTGTACTTTTTATGCGGCCCTTTTCAGGCAAAGTCCGGTTGGATCTGTATATTATGGAGGATTGCCTGCTGCAACGGCCGGGATTTTGCAAAATGCCGCCGCAACTGTGGTACTGGATTCCCTGGATCATTTTCACCTGCACCCGGTTAATGAACCGACACAAGCTTATTTCTCGATGATACAGAACGGATCGACCATTGAATTGGCCAACGAAAGCTCACGGGCCACGGCTTATTCCTGGAATTTTGGTGACAACCAGGGAGCTTCCACCGAAGATGCCGAGCACACATTCGATTCAGACGGGACATATACCGTTCAGTTGATTGCTTCTTCGGTTTGCAATTCAGATACTTTTTCGATTCAGGTGCAGGTAGGTCCTCTGGAATTGACGGATGCAATTTTTGATCAATTAACGATAAAAACCGGTGAAAAGTTTATCGAATTGAATAGTGAAGAAACTGAGTTTTTTATCCGGATTTTCAGTGTCGACGGAAAATTGCTTACTGAGAAAAAGTTGCAAAATGGGAATCCGGTAATGATGCCCAGAACGGGCCAGGTTCAAATTGTTCAATTCACCGATTCCAGAGGGCTTACGAAGGTTGTTCGTCTCTTTTGA